A window of Leptotrichia wadei contains these coding sequences:
- the fabD gene encoding ACP S-malonyltransferase codes for MSKIAFVFPGQGTQYAGMGKKLYDEVNDENKKLIDKIFENNEDVKKVIFEGTDEELKNTKYAQPAIALFSVILTKLLKKKGMNADFVAGHSLGEYSSLYAAGVLNEIDTLKLISKRGEIMSNANISGGMAAILGLSAADIENICNEIDGTVEAVNYNEPKQTVIAGEKEVIEKNLELFKAKGARRALPLAVSGPFHSSLMKPVAETLKKEFENYTWSDPTTPIIANTTANILASAEEIKRELYNQTFGPVKWVDTINRLSENGVTKIYEIGPGKVLAGLIKKINKEIEVINIENVESL; via the coding sequence ATGTCAAAAATTGCTTTTGTATTTCCAGGACAGGGAACACAGTATGCTGGAATGGGAAAAAAGTTATATGATGAGGTAAATGATGAAAATAAAAAATTAATTGATAAGATTTTTGAAAATAATGAAGATGTGAAAAAAGTTATTTTTGAAGGAACTGATGAAGAGTTAAAAAATACAAAATATGCACAGCCTGCAATTGCACTATTTTCAGTTATCTTAACAAAATTATTAAAGAAAAAGGGAATGAATGCAGATTTTGTGGCTGGACACAGTTTAGGAGAATACAGTTCATTATATGCTGCTGGAGTTTTGAATGAAATTGATACATTAAAATTAATTTCAAAAAGAGGGGAAATAATGAGCAATGCTAATATTAGTGGTGGGATGGCTGCAATATTGGGACTTAGTGCAGCAGATATTGAAAATATCTGCAATGAAATTGATGGAACTGTAGAAGCAGTAAATTATAACGAACCAAAGCAAACTGTTATTGCTGGAGAAAAAGAAGTAATTGAAAAAAATCTTGAATTATTTAAGGCAAAAGGTGCAAGAAGAGCATTGCCACTAGCAGTTTCAGGACCTTTCCATTCATCATTGATGAAGCCTGTTGCCGAAACTTTAAAAAAAGAATTTGAAAATTATACTTGGAGTGATCCAACAACTCCAATTATTGCAAATACTACAGCAAACATTTTAGCCTCTGCTGAAGAAATAAAACGTGAATTGTACAATCAAACATTTGGTCCAGTAAAATGGGTTGACACAATAAATAGACTGTCTGAAAATGGAGTTACAAAGATTTATGAAATTGGACCAGGAAAAGTATTAGCTGGATTAATTAAAAAAATTAATAAAGAAATTGAAGTTATAAATATTGAAAATGTAGAAAGTTTATAA
- a CDS encoding beta-ketoacyl-ACP synthase III, producing the protein MKVGILGTGSYVPEKIMTNDDLAGIVDTNDEWITVRTGIKERRIADENEATSDLAFRAAEKAIEDAGIDKNEIDLIIVATMTPDYGTPSTAALVQDKLGINAAAFDLGAACTGFVYAYSSGHSFIAAGLYKKVLVIGAETMSRVVDWTDRGTCILFGDGAGAVVLGEVENGGYLASHLVADGSGASELLVPAGGTKEPISKEKIENKDIYLKMNGREIFKFAVRVFPETVENVLEQAGITADDIDLFIPHQANIRIIESIAKRFKQPLDKFFVNLNKYGNTSAGSIPIALDEAIKEGKLKKGDKFVATGFGGGLTYGSIMVEISK; encoded by the coding sequence ATGAAAGTTGGGATTTTAGGAACAGGATCTTATGTGCCTGAAAAGATAATGACAAATGATGATTTGGCAGGGATTGTGGATACAAATGATGAATGGATAACAGTTAGAACTGGTATCAAGGAAAGAAGAATTGCAGATGAAAATGAAGCTACATCTGATTTGGCATTTAGGGCAGCAGAAAAGGCGATTGAAGATGCAGGAATAGATAAGAATGAAATTGATTTGATCATTGTTGCAACAATGACTCCAGATTACGGAACACCGTCAACTGCGGCATTAGTTCAAGATAAATTGGGAATAAATGCTGCTGCATTTGATTTAGGTGCAGCTTGTACAGGATTTGTTTATGCCTATTCATCTGGACATAGCTTTATTGCGGCTGGACTTTATAAAAAAGTGCTTGTTATTGGGGCAGAAACAATGTCAAGAGTAGTTGACTGGACAGATAGGGGAACTTGCATCCTATTTGGAGATGGTGCAGGAGCTGTTGTACTTGGAGAAGTGGAAAATGGAGGATATTTGGCAAGCCATCTTGTGGCTGACGGTTCTGGAGCAAGTGAACTTTTAGTGCCTGCAGGAGGAACTAAAGAACCTATATCAAAAGAAAAGATTGAAAATAAGGATATTTATTTGAAAATGAATGGAAGAGAAATATTTAAATTTGCAGTAAGAGTATTTCCAGAAACAGTCGAAAATGTGCTAGAGCAAGCAGGAATTACTGCAGATGATATTGATTTGTTTATTCCGCATCAAGCAAATATTAGAATTATTGAGTCAATTGCAAAAAGATTTAAACAGCCGTTAGATAAATTTTTTGTAAATTTGAATAAATATGGAAATACTTCGGCGGGTTCAATTCCAATAGCACTTGATGAAGCAATAAAGGAAGGAAAACTTAAAAAGGGAGATAAGTTTGTTGCTACTGGATTTGGTGGAGGGCTTACTTATGGTTCGATTATGGTTGAAATTTCAAAATAA
- a CDS encoding DEAD/DEAH box helicase yields the protein MEGIFDRLRKLTALSIVNRGVEYFNKQKVKLMLFMKKDDKIVVESQVDGNYRNAYNVNITYFYEDGKPDNRIIYGCDCPNFKDTKKPCKHIIATGMAADVEVKAGNIYFKENREFKREKEDKNSSNRIKISENEVYDEILREAEKILGKKEENTYEKIEEKEIKEFREKLEKLKKRIDKTKIPDSEKNEYKLALEIEQLSSTLSTLRVKAGEKSLNYIKELEYFIYSVENEQFYEITQKNIYNPNLHYFNEIDKKVIKNLGNYFKKKNEFGMNFNNNSYYYYGKPQGEIMNPMLAEQIFSAIENKKTIRSGSKTIYVTGEYEPIFAFQEDKNGNKKIIIRNFTVLSSTSRYFTLKNGVSNIEKFHKMSDAEWEIMNTLTDGTRKGTEYLNEISGKLFDEIKEVLSKYEIPIAKVTEKYGAVNIFVEEGNGKNKLQVTISCIEESIRTDDEYFIPKKNKKLQREISEDFQKYASAQIIDLEYKIYIGFREKQLKSDDIVLVIDRNEFSAMADIIDEKYSEKVNINVSDKIKKVRKIGVDINIRSVGNELFSVNFNIEGIDEKDVETVLESVRNEEKFVTLSSGELVKIANRSTEEMVGIVDAMNDLKIGENKISKIKALQLAQVSSSINKELNEIEEFKQLFQKIKKRENKEPSNIKVKLFPYQQIGFNWLKNMYDIGFGGILADDMGLGKTLQAISLISEIQLENEDLLGIIIVPTSLLHNWKEEFYKFSDIKPILVEGNAETRKELIEKTERGILITTYQTFRNDVKNYNNKKFDVAILDEAQNIKNVSSLVKKATSKLKSTVNFALTGTPIENSIMELWSIFDFILPGYLDNITKFRKKYKNSLNNPDSKKIFNLKNIVSPFILRRTKDEVLTELPEKVENNMIVELSKEQKKLYMAYVKRAKKELRGFDKEENNNLKVLAILTKLRQICNSPQLFDENYTGEVAKIELLREMIPDILENGHRMIIFSQFLGTLEEIKEELEKEKVEYFYIDGSVKSKERMEISKKFNSGEGQVVLISLKAGGTGLNLVGADVVIHYDPWWNFAVENQASDRAHRIGQKRSVQVIKLITEGTIEEKIIKIQENKRALSENILGKNNGNNNKDSKEIFEMDEKELMELLSFEK from the coding sequence TTGGAAGGAATATTTGACAGATTGAGAAAATTAACTGCTTTGTCTATTGTGAATAGGGGAGTTGAGTATTTTAATAAGCAAAAAGTAAAATTAATGTTGTTTATGAAAAAAGATGATAAAATAGTGGTAGAATCACAAGTTGATGGAAATTATAGAAATGCCTACAATGTTAATATAACTTATTTTTATGAAGATGGAAAGCCAGATAATAGAATTATATATGGTTGTGACTGTCCTAACTTTAAAGATACAAAAAAGCCTTGCAAGCATATTATTGCAACTGGGATGGCTGCAGATGTTGAAGTTAAGGCTGGAAATATTTATTTTAAGGAAAATAGAGAATTTAAAAGAGAAAAAGAAGATAAAAATAGCAGTAATCGTATAAAAATTTCAGAAAATGAAGTGTATGATGAAATTCTTAGAGAAGCTGAAAAGATTTTAGGAAAAAAAGAAGAAAATACTTATGAGAAGATTGAAGAAAAAGAAATTAAAGAGTTTAGGGAAAAGCTGGAAAAATTAAAAAAAAGAATTGATAAAACTAAGATTCCAGATTCAGAAAAAAACGAGTATAAGCTGGCACTTGAAATAGAGCAGTTATCATCTACATTATCAACATTGAGAGTAAAGGCAGGAGAAAAAAGTTTAAATTATATAAAGGAGTTAGAATATTTTATTTATTCAGTAGAAAATGAGCAGTTTTATGAAATTACTCAAAAAAATATTTATAATCCAAATTTGCATTATTTTAATGAAATAGATAAAAAAGTGATAAAAAACCTTGGCAACTATTTTAAGAAAAAAAATGAATTTGGAATGAATTTTAATAATAATAGTTATTATTATTATGGAAAGCCACAAGGTGAAATAATGAATCCAATGCTGGCAGAACAGATATTTTCAGCCATAGAAAATAAAAAGACAATAAGATCTGGCAGTAAGACAATTTATGTGACTGGAGAATACGAGCCAATATTTGCATTTCAAGAAGATAAGAATGGAAATAAAAAAATAATTATAAGAAACTTTACAGTTTTATCATCAACAAGTCGTTATTTTACCTTAAAAAATGGTGTGTCAAATATTGAAAAATTTCATAAAATGAGTGATGCAGAGTGGGAAATAATGAATACTCTTACAGATGGAACTAGAAAGGGGACAGAATATCTGAATGAAATATCAGGAAAGCTGTTTGATGAAATAAAAGAAGTTCTTTCAAAATACGAAATTCCAATTGCTAAGGTTACAGAAAAGTACGGAGCAGTAAATATTTTTGTAGAGGAAGGCAATGGAAAAAATAAACTTCAAGTAACGATTTCCTGCATTGAGGAAAGTATTAGGACAGATGACGAATATTTTATTCCTAAAAAAAATAAAAAACTTCAAAGGGAAATTTCTGAAGATTTTCAAAAATATGCAAGTGCTCAGATTATTGATTTAGAGTATAAAATTTATATTGGGTTTAGAGAAAAGCAGTTAAAATCAGATGACATTGTACTAGTGATTGATAGAAATGAATTTTCAGCAATGGCTGATATTATTGATGAAAAATATTCAGAAAAAGTGAATATTAATGTAAGTGATAAAATAAAAAAAGTTCGTAAAATTGGCGTGGATATTAATATAAGATCTGTAGGAAATGAACTTTTTAGTGTAAATTTCAATATTGAGGGAATTGATGAGAAGGATGTTGAAACAGTTCTGGAATCAGTAAGAAATGAAGAGAAATTTGTGACATTGTCAAGCGGTGAACTTGTGAAAATTGCCAATAGGAGCACTGAAGAAATGGTTGGAATCGTTGATGCAATGAACGATTTGAAAATTGGTGAAAATAAAATTTCTAAAATAAAGGCATTGCAGCTGGCACAGGTTTCTAGCAGTATTAACAAGGAATTGAATGAAATTGAAGAATTTAAGCAGCTTTTTCAGAAAATAAAAAAACGTGAAAATAAAGAGCCTTCAAATATAAAGGTAAAATTATTTCCATATCAGCAAATTGGGTTTAATTGGCTTAAAAATATGTATGATATTGGATTTGGTGGAATTTTGGCAGATGATATGGGACTTGGGAAAACTTTGCAGGCGATTTCGCTTATTTCGGAAATTCAGTTAGAAAATGAAGATTTGCTTGGGATAATTATTGTTCCGACTTCGCTTTTACATAACTGGAAGGAGGAGTTTTATAAATTTTCGGATATAAAGCCGATTCTTGTAGAAGGAAATGCTGAAACAAGGAAAGAATTAATTGAAAAAACTGAAAGAGGAATTTTGATAACGACTTATCAAACTTTTAGAAATGATGTGAAAAATTATAACAATAAGAAATTTGATGTGGCAATATTGGATGAAGCGCAAAATATAAAAAATGTATCTTCTCTTGTAAAAAAAGCGACAAGTAAGTTAAAAAGCACTGTAAACTTTGCTTTGACAGGAACTCCAATTGAAAACAGCATTATGGAACTTTGGTCGATTTTTGACTTTATTTTGCCTGGTTATCTTGATAACATAACAAAATTTAGAAAAAAATATAAAAATTCATTAAATAATCCAGATTCAAAAAAAATATTTAATTTGAAAAATATAGTTTCTCCATTTATTCTGCGAAGAACAAAAGATGAAGTGCTAACAGAATTGCCTGAAAAAGTTGAAAATAATATGATTGTAGAATTGAGCAAAGAGCAGAAAAAGCTGTATATGGCTTATGTTAAAAGGGCGAAGAAGGAGCTTAGGGGATTTGACAAGGAGGAAAATAACAACCTAAAAGTTCTGGCAATTTTGACAAAATTACGGCAAATTTGCAATTCTCCACAATTATTTGATGAGAATTATACTGGTGAAGTTGCTAAAATTGAATTATTGAGGGAAATGATACCAGATATTTTAGAAAATGGTCATAGAATGATTATTTTTTCACAATTTTTAGGAACATTGGAAGAAATAAAGGAAGAATTGGAAAAAGAAAAAGTAGAATATTTTTACATTGATGGAAGTGTAAAGTCCAAAGAAAGAATGGAAATTTCTAAAAAATTCAATTCAGGCGAAGGGCAAGTTGTCTTAATTTCCCTGAAGGCTGGCGGAACAGGATTAAATCTAGTTGGAGCAGATGTTGTAATTCACTATGATCCGTGGTGGAATTTTGCTGTGGAAAATCAGGCGAGCGATAGAGCCCACAGAATTGGTCAGAAAAGGAGTGTTCAAGTTATTAAGCTTATAACTGAAGGAACAATTGAGGAAAAAATAATAAAAATTCAGGAGAATAAGCGGGCTTTGAGTGAAAATATTTTAGGTAAAAATAATGGAAATAATAATAAGGATTCAAAAGAGATTTTTGAAATGGATGAGAAGGAATTGATGGAGCTTTTGAGTTTTGAGAAATAA
- a CDS encoding DUF1439 domain-containing protein: protein MKNKNLFLKIVLFMLVIAFGIVSCDLLANKTLRVPDSMITKELNKKFPIEKNFLLGKVGLKSPVISFAGDRLYFSAEYDVSLLAGKAKGSIFLNSQVKFDPKTNKLYLVDLDVTKITDEKGNKIDDSVMAKSLKALVSNYLETNEVYTYDDDKKVKVKNMFIKDGKLFVQT from the coding sequence ATGAAAAATAAAAATTTATTTTTAAAAATAGTATTATTTATGCTTGTAATAGCATTTGGAATAGTATCTTGCGATCTTTTGGCGAATAAAACGTTGAGAGTGCCTGATTCTATGATTACAAAAGAATTAAATAAAAAGTTTCCGATTGAAAAGAATTTCTTGTTGGGAAAAGTTGGGCTCAAAAGTCCTGTAATTAGTTTTGCAGGAGATAGACTTTATTTTTCAGCTGAGTATGATGTTTCACTTTTGGCAGGAAAAGCGAAAGGTTCGATATTTTTAAACAGTCAAGTAAAATTTGATCCAAAAACAAATAAATTGTATCTGGTAGATTTAGACGTTACTAAAATTACTGATGAAAAAGGTAATAAAATAGATGATTCAGTCATGGCAAAATCACTGAAGGCGCTTGTTTCAAATTACTTGGAAACTAATGAGGTTTATACTTATGATGATGACAAAAAAGTTAAAGTAAAAAATATGTTTATAAAAGATGGAAAACTATTTGTTCAAACTTAA
- a CDS encoding prepilin-type N-terminal cleavage/methylation domain-containing protein produces MNKDMKNVKNKIEKTKRKEEDKELRDREKGFTLVEVILVVAIITIISAIAVPQVGKYLNKANRSKVIGAVAELNNTTTSWSIDHGGNSPKNLQDILTEHGNLNKLGIGLDSSGKFKIGNIEGNIVYQDGEVFAKVAAGSKAFAGEEIRK; encoded by the coding sequence GTGAATAAGGATATGAAAAATGTGAAAAACAAAATTGAAAAGACGAAAAGAAAGGAGGAAGATAAAGAGTTACGAGATCGTGAAAAGGGATTTACACTTGTGGAAGTGATTCTGGTAGTGGCAATTATTACAATAATATCAGCAATTGCTGTGCCTCAAGTGGGGAAATATTTGAATAAGGCTAATAGAAGTAAGGTTATTGGAGCAGTTGCAGAGCTTAATAATACTACAACTTCTTGGAGTATTGATCATGGAGGAAATTCACCTAAAAATTTGCAGGATATTTTGACAGAGCATGGAAATCTAAATAAACTTGGGATTGGACTGGATAGCAGCGGAAAATTTAAAATTGGAAATATTGAAGGAAATATAGTTTATCAGGATGGAGAGGTTTTTGCTAAAGTTGCTGCGGGAAGTAAGGCATTTGCGGGGGAAGAAATTAGAAAATAA
- a CDS encoding TIGR00341 family protein, which produces MIEKIKHEKYKILKRNIIEDSDFTKETMFILICAMIIASIGLNTNSVAVIIGAMLISPLMSPIQSIGLGLSNGNLKRVYVSLFRLGIFILISVISSTFYFLVSPINEATPQILARTSPTLWDVLIAIFGGIAGVIGKAEEDGGNVVPGVAIATALMPPLCVVGFGIAHGNPKIFLGAGYLFIINVFFIMMATLVGLIIYSGNIFEAGHKISIKKQIIFYIGSLIVIVPSIYTAATLVQDTATENSLKKFISKELNNHYVFDNSVNKKDKTVTLKIVGEAFKKQDIEKLEKKLEKYKLKNYKLKIQQLSNEKYLTAQDLSKYLNEEKTKENTESIALPSKNEDQAILESDLKTVENVLYKNFSNSISGVKIGKLIDANNNENFVVLVIGNETMTDEIAEKIKNLEFNTEKNYKIIIEKN; this is translated from the coding sequence ATGATAGAAAAAATAAAACATGAGAAATATAAAATTTTAAAACGAAATATTATTGAAGATTCTGATTTTACAAAGGAAACGATGTTTATTCTTATTTGTGCAATGATTATTGCTTCGATAGGTTTAAATACAAATTCTGTTGCTGTAATTATTGGAGCTATGCTGATTTCACCATTAATGTCACCAATTCAATCAATAGGATTGGGACTGTCAAATGGAAATTTAAAAAGAGTCTATGTGTCGCTTTTTAGGCTGGGAATTTTTATATTAATAAGTGTGATAAGTTCCACTTTTTATTTTTTAGTAAGCCCTATAAATGAAGCGACTCCGCAAATATTAGCTCGAACTTCTCCAACTTTATGGGATGTATTAATTGCAATTTTTGGTGGAATTGCAGGAGTAATTGGAAAAGCGGAGGAAGATGGCGGAAATGTTGTTCCTGGAGTAGCAATTGCAACTGCATTAATGCCGCCTTTATGTGTAGTAGGATTTGGAATTGCTCATGGGAATCCCAAAATTTTTCTTGGAGCAGGATATTTATTTATAATAAATGTATTTTTTATAATGATGGCAACATTAGTTGGTTTGATAATATATTCTGGAAATATTTTTGAAGCAGGACATAAAATTTCAATAAAAAAGCAAATAATATTTTATATAGGAAGTTTAATTGTAATTGTTCCAAGTATATATACAGCGGCAACTTTGGTTCAGGATACAGCAACTGAAAATTCATTAAAAAAATTTATTTCAAAGGAATTAAATAATCATTATGTTTTTGATAATTCTGTTAATAAAAAAGATAAAACTGTTACTTTAAAAATTGTAGGAGAGGCTTTTAAAAAACAGGATATTGAAAAATTAGAAAAAAAACTGGAAAAATATAAATTGAAAAACTACAAATTAAAAATACAGCAGTTATCAAATGAAAAATATTTGACAGCACAGGACTTATCAAAATATTTAAATGAAGAAAAAACAAAAGAAAATACAGAAAGCATTGCATTACCAAGTAAAAATGAAGATCAGGCAATTTTGGAAAGTGATTTAAAAACTGTTGAAAACGTTTTGTATAAAAATTTTTCAAATAGCATTAGTGGAGTTAAAATTGGGAAACTGATAGATGCAAATAATAATGAAAACTTTGTTGTTTTAGTTATTGGAAATGAAACAATGACAGATGAAATCGCTGAAAAAATAAAAAATCTTGAGTTTAATACTGAGAAAAATTATAAAATTATTATTGAAAAAAATTAA
- the rpmF gene encoding 50S ribosomal protein L32 has translation MAVPKKRTSKAKRNMRRSHDSIKAPNIVVEADGSIRRPHRLNLETGVYRGRQVIANEATEAE, from the coding sequence ATGGCAGTACCTAAGAAAAGAACCTCTAAAGCGAAAAGAAATATGAGAAGATCACACGATTCAATCAAAGCTCCAAACATCGTCGTAGAAGCTGATGGATCAATAAGAAGACCACACAGATTAAACTTGGAAACAGGAGTTTACAGAGGTAGACAAGTAATAGCTAATGAAGCTACGGAAGCCGAATAG
- a CDS encoding type IV pilus modification PilV family protein yields the protein MVKNRGETLIESLISMFFVTVAIIPIANLFLKTFQTDVKVDDLNKKNVNIENMIEIIKAKKYEEILNFNGKYEISEVDDFYNRFAVEKKYQILKNLEGRKDKKGKTQEEKINVEIKRTDEYFINESGKKEYIFEIKVDKIKDYYFPDFDKNS from the coding sequence ATGGTAAAAAATAGGGGAGAAACGTTAATTGAAAGTCTTATTTCGATGTTTTTTGTTACAGTTGCTATCATTCCAATTGCAAATTTATTTTTGAAAACATTTCAGACAGATGTGAAAGTGGATGATTTGAATAAAAAAAATGTGAATATTGAAAATATGATTGAAATAATAAAGGCAAAAAAATATGAAGAAATACTGAATTTTAATGGGAAATATGAGATTTCAGAAGTGGATGATTTTTATAATAGATTTGCAGTTGAAAAAAAATATCAAATTTTAAAAAATTTGGAAGGGAGGAAGGATAAAAAAGGAAAAACACAAGAAGAGAAAATAAATGTGGAGATAAAAAGAACAGATGAGTATTTTATAAATGAGTCTGGAAAAAAGGAATATATTTTTGAAATAAAAGTTGATAAAATAAAGGATTATTATTTTCCTGATTTTGATAAAAATAGTTAA
- a CDS encoding GNAT family N-acetyltransferase — translation MKVVEWDRKENINKILIDILEIDPKFSFDKEKEDIYFLYNEEDLYGYAVLSLNDIAELKKIFILPKLRNNGYGTFFLKHIINWLTNKNFGSLIITNHKKMNNFLEKHRFIRTQDGYILNNLRERKKQEENMLFISKFAICVNIILAFLKIVAGKIFFSMSLLSDGLNSLSDLITNVLVIVGLKVGSNPEDKEHPFGHGKIESVFSVIIGTFIMITAFELIKDNFSKLISLSSENNLNITVIPIVVTILAILIKIFQLSFMKKRAKKYNNSLINSLLADYNTDIVISTSVLVGLFLSRIHPVFDTIVGFIVSIYIIKSGYELIKENSLILLDSQDNELIEKIRSEILQFKEIENAHDFRMTTSGKDIYVFADVRMDKNKTIEEAHEVTNRISKKIKHKYKNIKRVLIHIEPVYEDD, via the coding sequence ATGAAAGTAGTGGAATGGGATAGAAAAGAGAATATTAATAAAATTTTAATAGATATATTGGAGATAGATCCGAAATTTTCTTTTGATAAGGAAAAGGAGGATATATATTTTTTATATAATGAAGAAGATTTATATGGTTATGCAGTTCTTTCTTTAAATGATATTGCAGAACTGAAAAAAATATTTATTTTACCGAAATTGAGAAATAATGGATATGGGACGTTTTTTTTGAAACATATAATTAATTGGCTTACAAATAAAAATTTTGGTTCACTAATTATAACTAATCATAAAAAAATGAATAATTTTCTTGAAAAACATCGGTTTATAAGAACACAAGACGGATATATATTGAATAATTTGAGAGAAAGAAAAAAGCAGGAAGAAAATATGCTTTTTATTTCAAAATTTGCAATTTGTGTAAATATTATTTTAGCTTTTTTAAAGATTGTGGCTGGAAAGATTTTTTTCAGCATGTCGCTACTTTCAGACGGATTAAATTCACTTTCAGATCTGATTACGAATGTGTTGGTTATTGTGGGATTAAAAGTTGGAAGTAATCCTGAAGATAAGGAACATCCTTTTGGACATGGGAAGATAGAGTCAGTTTTTAGTGTGATAATAGGGACATTTATAATGATAACGGCTTTTGAGCTGATAAAAGATAATTTTTCAAAGTTGATATCTCTTAGTAGTGAAAATAATTTAAATATTACAGTTATTCCAATAGTTGTAACGATTTTGGCAATATTAATAAAAATATTTCAGTTGTCTTTTATGAAGAAAAGAGCAAAAAAATATAATAATTCATTAATAAATTCACTGCTTGCAGATTATAACACAGATATTGTAATTTCAACTTCTGTTTTAGTAGGATTATTTTTATCAAGAATTCATCCAGTATTTGATACAATTGTAGGATTTATCGTGTCAATTTATATTATAAAAAGCGGTTATGAGCTGATAAAGGAAAATTCATTAATATTGCTGGATTCGCAAGACAATGAATTAATTGAGAAAATACGTTCTGAAATATTGCAGTTTAAGGAAATTGAAAATGCACATGACTTTAGAATGACTACTTCTGGAAAGGATATTTATGTGTTTGCAGATGTAAGGATGGATAAAAATAAGACTATTGAAGAGGCACATGAAGTTACAAATAGGATTTCAAAAAAAATTAAGCATAAATATAAAAATATAAAGAGGGTATTAATTCATATTGAGCCTGTTTATGAAGATGATTAA
- a CDS encoding prepilin peptidase yields MKFEIINSIIEVVKYCIFFRIIWVDIKKRIIPEESVVILIILGLIAAIQNDNLEKYYLGICAYSMPMIVLYILEDYFRKTLIGFGDVKLMMGIGGLLEYFGIEKILNFYMILYIFSGVIASLFLFLKKWKKYEYIPFAPFIVASYIIFEILINKSW; encoded by the coding sequence ATGAAATTTGAAATAATAAATAGTATAATCGAAGTTGTTAAATATTGTATTTTTTTTAGAATAATTTGGGTTGATATAAAAAAGAGGATAATTCCTGAAGAGAGTGTTGTTATTTTAATTATTTTAGGATTAATAGCCGCAATTCAAAACGATAATTTAGAAAAGTATTATTTGGGAATTTGTGCCTATTCAATGCCAATGATAGTGCTTTATATTTTAGAAGATTATTTTAGAAAAACGTTGATAGGCTTTGGGGATGTGAAGCTAATGATGGGGATTGGTGGACTTTTGGAATATTTTGGAATAGAGAAAATATTGAATTTTTATATGATTTTGTATATTTTTTCAGGAGTTATTGCTTCTTTATTTTTATTTTTGAAAAAATGGAAGAAGTATGAATATATACCATTTGCACCATTTATTGTTGCAAGTTATATTATTTTTGAAATTTTAATAAATAAAAGTTGGTGA